In one window of Zingiber officinale cultivar Zhangliang chromosome 11A, Zo_v1.1, whole genome shotgun sequence DNA:
- the LOC122031536 gene encoding AP2/ERF and B3 domain-containing protein Os01g0141000-like encodes MRSIRSLSPLLYEKMCIIFYIASEIHIAGIPTPRSFRMETSCVENRQCEVIEPEVSSESGGTLAAAPAQPEYMGVVPLPYGRWGAQFYDRERRVWLGAFDVKAEAARAYDVAVRRFRGCGAVTNFEPLEAEELAFLCSRSKEEIVDMLRKQTYRDELKLVRNRGAAAAAGAEQRKPLFEKALMPSDVGKLNRLVIPKHHAEKHLPLGDDDRGVVLSFEDERGKVWRFRYSYWKSIKTYVLTRGWNWFVKDKGLRAGDVVAFHGSTSGEEKRLFIFPRGGRVAPAAATRSIRLFGVDIVGGAIGAAAAVGIKRKISCDDRSESSCDDAEADRLK; translated from the coding sequence ATGCGTTCCATTAGATCTCTCAGCCCGCTGCTTTATGAAAAGATGTGCATCATTTTCTATATAGCGTCAGAAATCCACATCGCCGGCATTCCGACTCCTCGATCGTTCCGGATGGAGACGAGCTGCGTCGAGAACAGGCAGTGCGAGGTGATCGAGCCCGAGGTGAGCTCCGAGTCCGGCGGGACGTTGGCTGCGGCGCCGGCGCAGCCGGAGTACATGGGCGTGGTGCCGCTTCCCTATGGCCGCTGGGGCGCGCAGTTCTACGACAGGGAGAGGCGCGTGTGGCTGGGCGCGTTCGACGTGAAGGCCGAGGCCGCGCGCGCGTACGACGTGGCCGTGCGGCGGTTCCGCGGCTGCGGCGCCGTCACCAACTTCGAGCCCCTGGAGGCGGAGGAGCTCGCCTTCCTCTGCTCCCGGTCCAAGGAGGAAATCGTCGACATGCTGCGGAAGCAAACGTACCGCGACGAGTTGAAGCTGGTCAGGAACAGAGGAGCGGCGGCCGCGGCGGGGGCGGAACAGAGGAAGCCCCTGTTCGAGAAGGCCCTGATGCCGAGCGACGTCGGGAAGCTGAACCGGCTGGTGATCCCGAAGCACCACGCGGAGAAGCATTTGCCGCTGGGGGATGACGACAGGGGCGTGGTGTTGAGCTTCGAGGACGAGCGCGGCAAGGTGTGGCGGTTCCGCTACTCGTACTGGAAGAGCATCAAGACTTACGTGCTGACCCGGGGATGGAATTGGTTTGTGAAGGATAAGGGGCTCCGGGCCGGCGACGTGGTGGCTTTCCACGGCTCCACCTCCGGCGAAGAGAAGCGGCTCTTCATCTTCCCGCGCGGGGGGCGCGTGGCACCGGCGGCTGCTACTCGCTCCATCAGGCTGTTTGGCGTTGACATCGTTGGTGGTGCAATtggcgccgccgccgccgttgGGATTAAGAGGAAGATATCGTGCGATGATAGAAGTGAAAGTTCATGTGACGATGCAGAAGCAGATCGATTAAAATAG